Proteins from a genomic interval of Nocardioidaceae bacterium:
- a CDS encoding AAA family ATPase, with translation MSAPVLDVDALIDDPGTRIIVCCGAGGVGKTTTSAALALRAAERGRRVVVLTIDPARRLAQSMGIEQLDNTPRPVPGLQPDGPAAGSLDAMMLDMKRTFDDVVEKQASPERAAAILANPFYIALSSSFAGTQEYMAMEKLGQLRAEAATTGYDLIVVDTPPSRSALDFLDAPERLSLFLDGRFIRLLLAPAKGPARLMTAGFGLVTSAMSKILGAQVLTDLQAFVAAFDTLFGGFRQRAQATYELLQDPETAFVVVAAPEPDALREAAYFVERLSDEQMPLAGLVVNRAATAPEGDLTPEAAVAAAQRLDGVDDTTAALLRLHADHSRIVDRERRLRQRFAVAHPGVRTVVMPALASDVHDLDGLRTVGAALAAAAD, from the coding sequence ATGAGCGCGCCGGTCCTGGACGTCGACGCCCTGATCGACGACCCGGGCACCCGCATCATCGTGTGCTGCGGGGCCGGCGGTGTCGGCAAGACGACCACCTCGGCCGCGCTGGCGCTGCGGGCTGCCGAGCGGGGTCGCCGGGTCGTGGTGCTCACCATCGACCCGGCGCGGCGTCTCGCGCAGTCGATGGGCATCGAGCAGCTCGACAACACCCCGCGACCGGTGCCGGGGCTGCAGCCCGACGGACCGGCCGCGGGCTCGCTCGACGCGATGATGCTGGACATGAAGCGCACCTTCGACGACGTCGTGGAGAAGCAGGCCTCACCCGAGCGTGCCGCAGCGATCCTGGCGAACCCCTTCTACATCGCGCTGTCGAGCTCCTTCGCGGGCACGCAGGAGTACATGGCGATGGAGAAGCTCGGGCAGCTGCGGGCGGAGGCGGCCACCACCGGCTACGACCTGATCGTCGTGGACACCCCGCCGTCCCGCTCCGCGCTGGACTTCCTCGATGCGCCCGAACGACTCTCGCTGTTCCTCGACGGTCGGTTCATCCGCCTGCTCCTGGCGCCGGCCAAGGGGCCGGCCCGCCTGATGACGGCCGGCTTCGGGCTCGTCACCTCGGCGATGAGCAAGATCCTCGGCGCGCAGGTGCTCACCGACCTCCAGGCGTTCGTCGCCGCCTTCGACACGCTCTTCGGCGGCTTCCGGCAGCGCGCGCAGGCGACGTACGAGCTGCTGCAGGACCCCGAGACGGCCTTCGTCGTCGTCGCGGCGCCCGAGCCCGACGCCCTGCGGGAGGCGGCCTACTTCGTCGAGCGGCTGTCGGACGAGCAGATGCCGCTCGCCGGTCTCGTCGTCAACCGCGCCGCCACCGCACCCGAGGGCGACCTGACGCCCGAGGCGGCGGTCGCCGCCGCGCAGCGCCTCGACGGGGTCGACGACACCACCGCGGCGCTGCTGCGCCTCCACGCCGACCACAGTCGCATCGTCGACCGGGAGCGGCGGTTGCGGCAGCGCTTCGCGGTCGCCCACCCGGGCGTACGCACCGTCGTGATGCCGGCGCTCGCCTCGGACGTGCACGACCTCGACGGGCTGCGCACCGTCGGCGCCGCACTCGCGGCCGCCGCGGACTGA
- a CDS encoding GatB/YqeY domain-containing protein, producing MSQMKQRLRDDLTTSIKARDDVRSSTLRMLLTAVTNAEVAGKEARELSDEDVLGVLTSESKKRREAAEAFEGAGRDQMAARERAEAEVIADYLPAQLSEEEVRDLVTEAIAETGAAEDGMRAMGRVMGVLTPRTKGRADGGVVAAEVRKQLA from the coding sequence ATGAGCCAGATGAAGCAGCGACTGCGGGACGACCTGACGACCTCGATCAAGGCGCGCGACGACGTGCGCTCCTCGACCCTGCGGATGTTGCTCACGGCGGTGACGAACGCGGAGGTCGCGGGCAAGGAGGCGCGCGAGCTGAGCGACGAGGATGTGCTCGGCGTGCTCACCTCGGAGTCGAAGAAGCGTCGCGAGGCCGCGGAGGCGTTCGAGGGCGCGGGGCGCGACCAGATGGCTGCCCGGGAGCGCGCCGAGGCCGAGGTGATCGCCGACTACCTGCCTGCGCAGCTCAGCGAGGAGGAGGTCCGGGACCTCGTCACCGAGGCGATCGCCGAGACCGGCGCCGCCGAGGACGGCATGCGGGCCATGGGCCGGGTGATGGGCGTGCTGACGCCGCGCACGAAGGGCCGCGCCGACGGCGGCGTCGTGGCCGCCGAGGTGCGCAAGCAGCTCGCCTGA
- a CDS encoding penicillin-binding protein has translation MRRARRTDRLSFSGVLSHLGGLAVVSVVLGLLVGGLAIPFAGTLGLTARSAAERLQDLPSELSADPLAERSLMLDARGNVMASFYDEYRINVGLQQVSPVMRDAIVAIEDYRFYEHGALDLQGTLRAFIANEAGGEVVQGGSSITQQMVKQTLINQAETKEEELAAQAETYERKLNELRYAIAFEENYSKDWILERYLNIAYFGDGAYGIEAAAQHFFSTSASQLDAKQAALLAGLVKNPVGYDPIDNKRDARERRNVVLSVMAQRGVISEEESLELQEQALGLRVSDVPNGCLYSTAPFFCDYAYNYLISDPSLGETEAERRRLLQQGGLTIQTTMDPRMQQAADDAVEQSVYPTDQAIGALATVKPDTGEVKALAQSRPMGRDEEAGETFLNYTVDSEYGDSAGFQPGSTFKAFVLAAAIEQGVPLRTSIESPQTLEIPMQEFQTCGGPYTSTDTWEVSNSTGSGTYDLYSGTQQSVNTFFAQLELQTGLCAPYQLAKDTGVTLTNPDIERVPSFTLGVADVSPLEMSSAYGVFAAGGMACERRPVLEVRGPDGAMVSAFDQSCERVMEQGTADAVADIMKGVQEPGGFGYGAGLSLSQESAGKTGTTQSNRAVWFVGYTPNLSTASMIAGANQDGEPQTLNGNYVGGSYISSASGSGTAGPQWKLAMGVIDDFLPDAEFREPGEEVVNGDQDAVPSVAGSSISEAQATLEAAGFTPVVGSYVDSDYTAGTAAGTFPGAGTEAGAGSTVTIYLSDGTAYVEPDDGEG, from the coding sequence ATGCGCCGCGCCCGACGTACCGACCGTCTCTCCTTCTCCGGGGTCCTCAGCCACCTGGGCGGCCTCGCCGTCGTCTCGGTGGTGCTCGGACTCCTCGTGGGAGGACTCGCCATCCCCTTCGCCGGCACGCTGGGACTCACGGCCCGCTCCGCCGCCGAGCGCCTGCAGGACCTGCCCTCCGAGCTCAGCGCCGACCCGCTGGCCGAGCGCTCCCTGATGCTCGACGCGCGCGGCAACGTCATGGCGAGCTTCTACGACGAGTACCGCATCAACGTCGGTCTGCAGCAGGTCTCGCCGGTCATGCGCGACGCGATCGTCGCGATCGAGGACTACCGCTTCTACGAGCACGGCGCACTCGACCTGCAGGGCACGCTGCGCGCCTTCATCGCCAACGAGGCGGGCGGCGAGGTCGTGCAGGGCGGCTCCTCCATCACCCAGCAGATGGTCAAGCAGACCCTCATCAACCAGGCCGAGACCAAGGAGGAGGAGCTCGCGGCACAGGCCGAGACCTACGAGCGCAAGCTCAACGAGCTCCGCTACGCGATCGCCTTCGAGGAGAACTACTCCAAGGACTGGATCCTCGAGCGCTACCTCAACATCGCCTACTTCGGCGACGGCGCGTACGGCATCGAGGCCGCGGCCCAGCACTTCTTCTCCACCTCCGCCTCCCAGCTCGACGCCAAGCAGGCCGCTCTCCTCGCAGGTCTGGTGAAGAACCCGGTCGGCTACGACCCGATCGACAACAAGCGCGACGCGCGCGAGCGGCGCAACGTCGTGCTGAGCGTGATGGCACAGCGGGGCGTCATCTCCGAGGAGGAGTCGCTCGAGCTGCAGGAGCAGGCGCTGGGTCTGCGGGTCAGCGACGTGCCCAACGGCTGTCTCTACTCCACGGCTCCCTTCTTCTGCGACTACGCCTACAACTACCTGATCTCCGACCCCTCCCTCGGCGAGACCGAGGCCGAGCGCCGCCGCCTGCTCCAGCAGGGCGGCCTGACCATCCAGACGACGATGGACCCGCGCATGCAGCAGGCTGCGGACGACGCGGTCGAGCAGTCGGTGTACCCGACCGACCAGGCCATCGGCGCCCTGGCGACGGTGAAGCCCGACACCGGCGAGGTGAAGGCACTCGCGCAGTCGCGTCCGATGGGACGGGACGAGGAGGCGGGTGAGACGTTCCTGAACTACACCGTCGACTCCGAGTACGGCGACTCCGCCGGGTTCCAGCCCGGATCGACCTTCAAGGCGTTCGTGCTGGCCGCCGCGATCGAGCAGGGCGTTCCGCTGCGCACCTCCATCGAGTCCCCGCAGACGCTCGAGATCCCCATGCAGGAGTTCCAGACCTGCGGCGGTCCCTACACCTCGACCGACACCTGGGAGGTCAGCAACTCCACCGGGTCGGGCACCTACGACCTCTACTCGGGCACCCAGCAGTCGGTGAACACCTTCTTCGCGCAGCTGGAGCTGCAGACCGGGCTGTGCGCGCCGTACCAGCTCGCCAAGGACACGGGCGTCACCCTGACGAACCCCGACATCGAGCGGGTGCCGAGCTTCACCCTCGGCGTCGCGGACGTCTCGCCGCTGGAGATGTCGAGCGCGTACGGCGTGTTCGCCGCCGGCGGCATGGCCTGCGAGCGCCGCCCGGTGCTCGAGGTGCGCGGGCCCGACGGCGCGATGGTCTCGGCGTTCGACCAGTCCTGCGAGCGCGTCATGGAGCAGGGCACCGCCGACGCGGTCGCCGACATCATGAAGGGCGTGCAGGAGCCGGGCGGCTTCGGCTACGGCGCCGGTCTCTCGCTCTCCCAGGAGAGCGCCGGCAAGACCGGCACGACCCAGAGCAACCGCGCCGTGTGGTTCGTGGGCTACACCCCGAACCTGTCGACCGCGTCGATGATCGCCGGTGCCAACCAGGACGGCGAGCCGCAGACCCTGAACGGCAACTACGTCGGCGGCAGCTACATCAGCTCGGCCTCGGGCTCGGGCACCGCGGGTCCGCAGTGGAAGCTCGCCATGGGCGTCATCGACGACTTCCTGCCCGACGCGGAGTTCCGTGAGCCCGGCGAGGAGGTCGTCAACGGCGACCAGGACGCCGTGCCCTCCGTCGCCGGCAGCTCGATTTCCGAGGCACAGGCGACACTGGAGGCCGCCGGCTTCACCCCCGTGGTGGGCTCCTACGTCGACTCCGACTACACGGCCGGCACGGCCGCCGGCACCTTCCCCGGCGCCGGCACGGAGGCCGGGGCCGGCAGCACCGTGACGATCTACCTCTCCGACGGCACGGCGTACGTCGAGCCCGACGACGGCGAGGGCTGA
- a CDS encoding metallophosphoesterase family protein — translation MDADPIRVLHLTDLHLRPGQRAKRAWVRTLAGLRPDLVVDTGDNLAHADAVPALLESLGPLLDVPGVFVLGSNDYFSPSLRNPVRYLLPDDGSRNVHTPQLPWPELKRRLVGFGWQDLTNTTGALRIRGLDLAFTGVDDPHLEYDDLPAVAGPADVSADLRVGVTHAPYLRVLDQFARDGHELVFAGHTHGGQLRLPGKGALVTNCDLEPARARGLHRHPADSVPWQPRSSWLHVSAGLGSSPYAPVRFCCRPEATLMTLLPRSS, via the coding sequence ATGGACGCCGACCCGATCCGGGTGCTGCACCTCACCGACCTGCACCTGCGGCCCGGGCAGCGCGCCAAGCGGGCCTGGGTGCGTACGCTCGCCGGCCTCCGCCCGGACCTCGTGGTCGACACCGGCGACAACCTGGCCCACGCCGACGCGGTGCCCGCGCTGCTGGAGTCGCTCGGGCCCCTCCTGGACGTGCCGGGTGTGTTCGTCCTGGGGTCCAACGACTACTTCAGCCCGTCGCTGCGCAACCCCGTGCGCTACCTGCTGCCGGACGACGGGTCCCGCAACGTCCACACACCGCAGCTGCCCTGGCCCGAGCTGAAGCGTCGTCTCGTCGGCTTCGGCTGGCAGGACCTCACCAACACCACGGGCGCACTGCGCATCCGCGGTCTCGACCTCGCCTTCACCGGCGTCGACGACCCGCACCTGGAGTACGACGACCTCCCCGCGGTGGCCGGGCCCGCCGACGTCTCCGCGGACCTGCGGGTGGGCGTGACCCATGCGCCGTACCTGCGGGTCCTCGACCAGTTCGCCCGCGACGGCCACGAGCTCGTCTTCGCCGGGCACACCCACGGTGGTCAGCTGCGCCTGCCCGGCAAGGGCGCCCTCGTCACCAACTGCGACCTCGAGCCGGCCCGCGCGCGCGGACTGCACCGTCACCCGGCCGACTCGGTGCCCTGGCAGCCCCGCAGCTCGTGGCTGCACGTCTCCGCGGGGCTCGGGTCCTCGCCGTACGCCCCGGTGCGGTTCTGCTGCCGCCCCGAGGCGACGCTCATGACGCTGCTGCCGCGGTCGTCCTGA
- a CDS encoding aspartate-semialdehyde dehydrogenase, which translates to MTAPQQVPAARPVRLGIVGATGQVGVAMRQILLERRFPIEELRLFASPRSAGRVIDFGDRQVTVEDATTADPTGLDIALFSAGGATSRAHAPRFAEAGVTVVDNSSAFRKDADVPLVVSEVNPHDLARIPRGIVANPNCTTMAAMPVLKPLHEEAGLERLVVSSYQAVSGSGVAGVEALAGQLEKAGDARGLAYDGSAVDTGDTDPYVRPIAYNVLPMAGALVDDGSNETDEEQKLRNESRKILGLPDLRVSGLCVRVPVFTGHSLAINAEFARPISPERATELLAQAPGVELSDVPTPLQAAGRDPSYVGRIRADEGVPDGRGLALFVSGDNLRKGAALNTVQIAELLAAQL; encoded by the coding sequence ATGACCGCCCCGCAGCAGGTGCCCGCGGCCCGGCCCGTACGCCTCGGCATCGTCGGCGCGACCGGGCAGGTCGGCGTCGCGATGCGCCAGATCCTCCTGGAGCGCCGCTTCCCGATCGAGGAGCTGCGGCTCTTCGCCTCACCGCGCTCGGCCGGCCGTGTCATCGACTTCGGCGACCGCCAGGTCACCGTCGAGGACGCCACCACGGCCGACCCCACCGGGCTCGACATCGCGCTGTTCAGCGCCGGTGGTGCGACGTCGAGGGCCCACGCCCCCCGCTTCGCCGAGGCCGGTGTGACCGTGGTGGACAACTCCTCGGCGTTCCGCAAGGACGCCGACGTGCCGCTGGTGGTCAGCGAGGTCAACCCGCACGACCTCGCGCGCATCCCGCGCGGCATCGTCGCGAACCCGAACTGCACCACGATGGCCGCCATGCCGGTGCTCAAGCCGCTGCACGAGGAGGCGGGCCTCGAGCGGCTCGTGGTCAGCAGCTACCAGGCCGTCTCCGGGTCCGGCGTCGCGGGCGTCGAGGCCCTCGCGGGGCAGCTGGAGAAGGCGGGCGACGCCCGCGGTCTCGCGTACGACGGGTCCGCCGTGGACACCGGCGACACCGACCCGTACGTACGCCCCATCGCCTACAACGTGCTGCCGATGGCAGGCGCGCTCGTGGACGACGGCAGCAACGAGACCGACGAGGAGCAGAAGCTCCGCAACGAGTCCCGCAAGATCCTGGGTCTGCCGGACCTGCGGGTCTCGGGCCTGTGCGTACGCGTCCCGGTGTTCACCGGTCACTCCCTGGCGATCAACGCCGAGTTCGCCCGGCCGATCTCGCCCGAGCGTGCGACCGAGCTGCTCGCGCAGGCCCCGGGCGTGGAGCTCTCGGACGTGCCGACGCCGCTGCAGGCCGCAGGGCGGGACCCGTCGTACGTCGGCCGGATCCGTGCCGACGAGGGTGTCCCCGACGGTCGCGGCCTCGCGCTGTTCGTCTCGGGCGACAACCTCCGCAAGGGGGCCGCGCTGAACACCGTCCAGATCGCGGAGCTGCTCGCCGCCCAGCTCTGA
- a CDS encoding 3'-5' exonuclease, producing MTLTDAGFELFQHLTARTFLVLDTEYTRDPDGDGDRIISLAITPVVGGKRVRDSELYVEMNPGVPVDPRSTAVHGFTTEAVARKRRFGYYAPAVLDALTVPDAVLVCHTGSDIRVLRRELERLDEARATGDATVTVGLEQLPELPIIDTSPLPRLLRLPGVGQRGVVSLATLCQLVGVANAEAHHARADARATADALVKLLLHAAGAFAYDSLEALLEDHARGTTHDPKLPGYIRSRREAPVVPTEHLVRHDSPLTHAGTPAEQQAWLELAVECVRLRCPHLRTEATLAAQENGAALFDPLVALLATVTEPGQAGTLLGAVAALITASSPGADPPAAAPALAHTRALRWWAKQRPQVEASTPCEPSGSPSCPDCWEGHGCPRDTLYQPVTRIAVLGEQGRLTKTGIRDRLFGKREDRRINRWSPTHPRETAYMAWMVFTFTVEEDRVLAANDYLAAAMSKDLHLHEPRLARIACQSIAETRGLTAAKEAAGTVLAGRTTDPAYDELELWMTWHEQAAVATARAQQPRTITHRRLARPEGRVNPNPYLPR from the coding sequence GTGACGCTCACCGACGCCGGCTTCGAGCTGTTCCAGCACCTCACCGCCCGCACCTTCCTCGTGCTCGACACCGAGTACACCCGCGACCCCGACGGGGATGGCGACCGCATCATCTCCCTGGCCATCACCCCGGTTGTCGGCGGGAAACGGGTTCGCGACAGCGAGCTGTACGTCGAGATGAACCCCGGCGTGCCCGTCGACCCCCGCTCCACCGCGGTGCACGGCTTCACCACCGAGGCCGTGGCCCGCAAGCGCCGCTTCGGCTACTACGCGCCCGCGGTGCTCGACGCCCTCACCGTCCCCGACGCGGTGCTGGTCTGCCACACCGGCAGCGACATCCGGGTGCTGCGCCGCGAGTTGGAGCGGCTCGACGAGGCGAGGGCAACCGGGGACGCGACGGTGACCGTCGGCCTCGAGCAGCTGCCCGAGCTGCCCATCATCGACACCAGCCCCCTGCCGCGACTGCTCCGGCTGCCCGGCGTCGGTCAGCGCGGCGTCGTCAGCCTCGCCACCTTGTGCCAGCTCGTCGGGGTCGCCAACGCCGAGGCGCACCACGCCCGCGCGGACGCCCGCGCCACCGCCGACGCCCTGGTCAAGCTGCTCCTTCACGCCGCCGGGGCGTTCGCCTACGACAGCCTCGAGGCGCTGCTCGAAGATCACGCCCGGGGCACTACCCACGACCCGAAGCTTCCTGGCTACATCCGCAGCCGCCGCGAAGCGCCCGTCGTCCCGACCGAGCACCTGGTCCGCCACGACTCCCCGCTCACCCACGCGGGCACTCCGGCCGAGCAGCAGGCGTGGTTGGAGCTGGCCGTGGAGTGCGTGCGGCTGCGCTGCCCGCACCTGCGCACCGAAGCCACCCTCGCCGCCCAGGAGAACGGCGCCGCGCTGTTCGACCCACTCGTCGCGCTGCTGGCCACCGTCACCGAGCCCGGCCAGGCAGGCACCCTGCTCGGCGCCGTCGCCGCGCTCATCACCGCCTCCAGCCCTGGTGCCGACCCGCCCGCGGCCGCGCCCGCGCTCGCGCACACCCGGGCGCTGCGCTGGTGGGCCAAGCAGCGGCCCCAGGTCGAAGCCTCCACCCCGTGCGAGCCGTCCGGGTCTCCCTCCTGCCCCGACTGCTGGGAAGGTCACGGTTGCCCCCGCGACACGCTGTACCAGCCGGTGACCCGGATCGCGGTGCTCGGCGAGCAGGGCAGGCTCACCAAGACCGGCATCCGAGACCGCCTCTTCGGCAAGCGCGAGGACCGTCGCATCAACCGCTGGTCACCGACCCACCCGCGCGAGACCGCGTACATGGCTTGGATGGTGTTCACCTTCACCGTCGAGGAGGACCGGGTCCTCGCCGCGAACGACTACCTCGCCGCCGCGATGAGCAAGGACCTCCACCTGCACGAGCCGCGGCTGGCCCGGATCGCGTGCCAGTCGATCGCGGAGACCCGCGGGCTGACCGCAGCGAAGGAGGCCGCGGGGACGGTGCTCGCCGGCCGCACGACCGACCCGGCCTACGATGAGCTCGAACTGTGGATGACCTGGCACGAGCAGGCCGCGGTCGCCACCGCCCGGGCCCAGCAGCCGCGCACCATCACCCACCGGCGCCTCGCCCGCCCCGAAGGGCGCGTGAACCCGAACCCCTACCTGCCGCGCTGA
- a CDS encoding ATPase, producing MVTGKGGTGKTTVAGALALALAAKGRRTLLCEVEGRQGIAQLFDRAPLPYAETRLASGPDGGAPVYAIAIDAESALIEYLQMYYRLGRTASRFDRFGVIEFATTIAPGVRDVLLTGKVYEAAKKDRRGKDARTYDAIVLDAPPTGRIAQFLNVNSELAGLARMGPIKGQADLVMTLLRSPRTVVHLVTVLEEMPVQETIDGIAELRANDLPVGGVVVNLTRDRSLGPEALDAAASGTLPRERIAASLTQAGAGPEPVAADGPLVDALVTEARDHATRRRLEDTQRTALAGARVPTYELPRLPEGIDQGALLELSAMLTAQGIA from the coding sequence ATCGTCACCGGCAAGGGCGGCACCGGCAAGACGACCGTCGCCGGCGCCCTGGCTCTCGCGCTGGCCGCGAAGGGCCGCAGGACGTTGCTGTGCGAGGTCGAGGGGCGTCAGGGCATCGCCCAGCTCTTCGACCGGGCCCCGCTCCCGTACGCCGAGACGCGCCTGGCGTCCGGGCCCGACGGCGGGGCGCCGGTGTACGCCATCGCCATCGACGCGGAGTCCGCGCTGATCGAGTACCTGCAGATGTACTACCGCCTCGGGCGCACCGCGAGCCGCTTCGACCGCTTCGGGGTCATCGAGTTCGCCACCACCATCGCCCCCGGCGTACGCGACGTGCTGCTGACCGGCAAGGTCTACGAGGCGGCGAAGAAGGACCGGCGCGGCAAGGACGCCCGCACCTACGACGCGATCGTGCTCGACGCCCCACCCACCGGACGCATCGCGCAGTTCCTCAACGTGAACTCCGAGCTCGCCGGCCTCGCGCGGATGGGACCGATCAAGGGCCAGGCCGACCTGGTGATGACGCTGCTGCGCTCGCCGCGCACCGTGGTGCACCTGGTGACCGTGCTGGAGGAGATGCCCGTGCAGGAGACCATCGACGGGATCGCCGAGCTGCGTGCGAACGACCTGCCCGTCGGCGGCGTCGTCGTCAACCTCACCCGCGACCGCTCGCTGGGTCCCGAGGCGCTCGACGCGGCCGCGTCGGGCACCCTGCCGCGCGAGCGCATCGCGGCGTCCCTCACGCAGGCGGGCGCCGGCCCGGAACCCGTGGCCGCCGACGGTCCGCTGGTCGACGCGCTGGTCACCGAGGCCCGCGACCACGCCACCCGGCGGCGGCTCGAGGACACCCAGCGCACGGCGCTGGCGGGGGCGCGGGTGCCGACGTACGAGCTGCCCCGTCTGCCCGAGGGCATCGACCAGGGCGCGCTGCTCGAGCTCTCGGCGATGCTGACCGCCCAGGGCATCGCATGA
- a CDS encoding DUF4177 domain-containing protein has product MTTWEYLTAPLLIHNTKAILDNFGADGWELVQVVPGPNAENLVAYFKRPRS; this is encoded by the coding sequence ATGACGACGTGGGAGTACCTGACCGCACCGCTGCTGATCCACAACACCAAGGCGATCCTGGACAACTTCGGGGCCGACGGGTGGGAGCTGGTGCAGGTCGTGCCGGGCCCGAACGCGGAGAACCTGGTCGCCTACTTCAAGCGCCCCCGCTCGTGA
- a CDS encoding WhiB family transcriptional regulator has protein sequence MWNEDWASDAACRTAKPDELFVRGAEQNRAKAVCTGCPVRTECLAEALDNEIEWGVWGGMTERERRALLRQRPFVTSWRRLLETAREQQLAGGTGAPASRPARSA, from the coding sequence ATGTGGAACGAGGACTGGGCGAGCGACGCGGCGTGCCGGACGGCGAAGCCGGACGAGCTCTTCGTGCGAGGAGCCGAGCAGAACCGGGCCAAGGCCGTGTGCACGGGGTGCCCCGTACGCACCGAGTGCCTGGCCGAGGCGCTCGACAACGAGATCGAGTGGGGCGTCTGGGGAGGCATGACCGAGCGCGAGCGCCGGGCCCTGCTGCGTCAGCGTCCCTTCGTGACGTCGTGGCGTCGCCTGCTGGAGACCGCCCGCGAGCAGCAGCTCGCCGGCGGCACGGGCGCACCGGCCTCGCGGCCGGCGCGCAGCGCCTGA
- a CDS encoding RidA family protein — MTTGQSGATPGERLAELGLELPAVAAPLAAYVPAVRSGSWVLTAGQLPSVDGELVATGAVGGEVSAQEAYDAARTATLNALAAVAAEIGSVDHVRRVVRVCVYVAAAPGFTALAQVANGASDLLGEVFGDAGTHVRSAVGAAQLPLDAPVEVELVVEA, encoded by the coding sequence GTGACCACGGGGCAGTCGGGCGCCACCCCCGGCGAGCGTCTCGCCGAGCTCGGGCTCGAGCTGCCTGCGGTCGCTGCACCGCTGGCCGCGTACGTCCCGGCGGTCCGCAGCGGCTCCTGGGTGCTCACCGCGGGGCAGCTGCCGTCGGTGGACGGCGAGCTCGTCGCCACCGGCGCGGTGGGTGGCGAGGTCTCCGCGCAGGAGGCGTACGACGCCGCGCGCACGGCGACGCTGAACGCGTTGGCGGCGGTGGCCGCCGAGATCGGGTCCGTCGACCACGTCCGTCGCGTCGTCAGGGTCTGCGTCTACGTCGCCGCGGCGCCGGGCTTCACGGCCCTGGCACAGGTCGCCAACGGCGCCTCGGACCTCCTCGGCGAGGTCTTCGGGGACGCCGGCACGCACGTCCGCTCGGCCGTCGGCGCCGCCCAGCTCCCGCTGGACGCCCCCGTCGAGGTCGAGCTCGTCGTCGAGGCCTGA
- a CDS encoding WhiB family transcriptional regulator, which produces MTNESWAVSAACRQATAEELFSRGARQQRAKQICGRCTVRVECLAEALDNGIEWGVWGGMTERERRQLLADRPDVTSWRDRVDTALRAYEDQLSARAAGV; this is translated from the coding sequence ATGACGAACGAAAGTTGGGCGGTGTCAGCGGCGTGCCGACAGGCCACCGCCGAGGAGCTGTTCTCCAGGGGCGCCCGTCAGCAGCGCGCCAAGCAGATCTGCGGCCGCTGCACGGTGCGCGTCGAGTGTCTCGCCGAGGCCCTCGACAACGGCATCGAGTGGGGCGTGTGGGGTGGCATGACTGAGCGCGAACGCCGACAGCTACTGGCCGACCGTCCCGACGTGACCTCGTGGCGCGACCGCGTCGACACGGCGCTTCGCGCGTACGAGGACCAGCTGTCCGCGCGCGCTGCAGGCGTCTGA
- a CDS encoding metalloregulator ArsR/SmtB family transcription factor, translated as MLTTASRLDVMHRLGRAMADPTRSRLLMALLEGPAYPGDLARDLDLTRSNVSNHLACLRDCGIVVAEPEGRHTRYAVADPHLTRALTALIDVTLAVDESAPCIDQQCVLPGCGTQGAGA; from the coding sequence ATGCTGACCACTGCTAGCCGTCTTGACGTGATGCACAGGTTGGGTCGGGCGATGGCCGACCCCACGCGCTCCCGCCTACTCATGGCCCTTCTGGAGGGCCCCGCCTACCCCGGCGACCTCGCCCGCGACCTAGACCTGACCCGGTCCAACGTGTCGAACCACCTCGCGTGCCTGCGCGACTGCGGCATCGTCGTAGCCGAACCCGAAGGCCGACACACGCGCTACGCCGTCGCTGACCCGCACCTCACCCGGGCTCTCACTGCGCTCATCGACGTCACCCTCGCCGTCGACGAGAGCGCACCCTGCATCGACCAGCAATGTGTCCTGCCCGGGTGTGGCACCCAAGGGGCCGGCGCCTGA
- a CDS encoding cadmium resistance transporter: MMLTSAAQAIGLFIATNIDDIIVLSLFFARGAGRPGTTSRILAGQYLGFAGILAAAVLVSLGAGAFLPEAAIPYFGLIPLVLGLWAAWQAWRDDDDDDDDAKVAGKAVAVWTVAAVTFANGGDNIGVYVPVFLNVGPAATAAYCVVFLVLVAALVVAARFVATRPGIDEVLERWEHILFPVVLIGLGLVILYSGGAFGL; the protein is encoded by the coding sequence CTGATGCTGACCTCCGCAGCGCAGGCCATCGGCCTGTTCATCGCCACCAACATCGACGACATCATCGTGCTGTCGCTGTTCTTCGCCCGAGGAGCTGGACGGCCCGGAACCACGTCGCGCATCCTGGCTGGGCAGTACCTGGGGTTCGCCGGCATCCTCGCCGCGGCAGTGCTCGTGTCGCTCGGCGCCGGAGCCTTCCTGCCCGAGGCCGCGATCCCCTACTTCGGCCTCATCCCGCTCGTCCTCGGCCTCTGGGCTGCATGGCAGGCATGGCGCGATGATGATGATGACGACGACGACGCCAAAGTCGCCGGCAAGGCCGTCGCAGTGTGGACCGTCGCCGCCGTCACCTTCGCCAACGGCGGCGACAACATCGGCGTCTACGTCCCCGTCTTCTTGAACGTGGGCCCCGCCGCGACAGCCGCCTACTGCGTCGTCTTCCTCGTCCTCGTCGCTGCCTTGGTGGTCGCAGCCAGGTTCGTCGCCACCCGACCAGGAATCGACGAAGTCCTCGAACGCTGGGAGCACATCCTGTTCCCGGTCGTCCTCATCGGCCTGGGCCTGGTCATCCTTTACAGCGGCGGAGCCTTCGGGCTCTGA